ttagtaaaagatGCTATAATCTATTTCAGTTGGTACAGTTGCTGAAATTCCATTCCGAATTTCGTTATCTTGACCTACTTCTTTTCTCTATCGATTTTCCTTCTGTCTTACAGAGAGCTGGACTCCACCCTTTCAAGAAAAGGCCTGTTTATTCTGGAGTTAAAGCTCTGCTTAAACCTGAGCCTATACCTGGGAAAAAACATGGTAAGTTCCTTTCCCTTTCTTGTCAGTTTTGCAAGCTATTATATCTCTTGATGTCTGGACGGACAGGAAGTCTCCAACAGCGCTGTTTCTTGTTTTTCATGGGTTCTACCGAGGTTACGTAAGCAGAACAGAGAAATACGCAGTgggcaatgaaaaatcatttGAAAGATGTTCATATAAACCTCACTGTATAAGGATGGCGTTTGTTCTCCATGAAACATCAAGTATCTCTCATAAATTTCGTTACGTTTTGTTTGTAGAATCAATCTTTTGTCTAATGTAATAAGCTTTGTATGTTTGGGTTCATTTGATAGCAAACATCAGCATTTTTCCAGAGACCACGTGGCCTACGTTAGAGTCAAAACAGAACAATCGTATtgcaaaaatgataaatgttCGTAATGATGACATAACTAGAGAAATCTCACCATCACCTTCATGACACTGGAAAACATGAATGCAAGTGTATTTCTTCTTTCAATAAGAAACAAAATTTCACGTTTCAGTTCCTTGCTTTATAACTTAATGACATTTAGTACAGACTGGAGAGCCAGAGGCATTCAGACGTTATTACTCTTCTAACTTTGCAGATTGCAAACCAACTGCCGTATGCGTTGCCAACGGTGGTTATTGCATCCAAAGCAAGAAGAAAGAAGACTGCAATGGCCTCTTTTTTCCCAAGGAATGCAAGTCCGCACTATGTTCCTGCTGTGTGAAAGGTAAGAAGACGAACTCTAGAGAAAAATGTAGTTCGCGAACTCATTTCGTTTTCTTAAGCAAGTGATTCATTTTGCAGTTTCACCTACATCCTGGCAGTATGGTATATCGAGTGAGCCTTCTGCGCCTCGTTCCTAAGTATTCCCTAAAATAGCAATCactattttataattaaaaacgTCATTTAAGAAGCAGTAGCTTGCCTGGACCGTTGTGATCCCTGAAAAATGCCATTGACCATAAATTCAGACATGGGAAGATTTTTCTTCGGATTCAAGCCACTCATTAGAAGCACATTTCTTGTTCCATTTGTTCCGTGTACTTTTTATCAAGAACATTGCTTCTCGACTTCCATTCTAAGCTTGAAAGTTTTGACGCTGTACTAAACTGATGCCTAATGAAAGATATATTGTTTCTTGAAAAATTGTCGCATTAACATTGCTAAGCCACATTTTCCAGGCTTCCTTATGATGTGCAATCTGTTTTGAATGTTCTTATGGGTTCACTTACCTTGATAGTGTATGAAATCCAAGATTAATATGAGTTAAATAGTCATGGAATTTGGTATCACATATTGGCTCATAAAATTGCTTCAAGATGGTCTATTTTCTAGCctcatttattaaattttgttaaaataaaaggATCTGAAGACAATTAGTTTAGTGATTGCTTCTTCAAggcttttttcacatttttttctgagAGAATCTGGGATCATTGCCTCCTCCATAAGTTGCGAATTGATGCAGCCTGCCAAGAGTGATACGAAATCTCATAGTCGTTCATTCATTCTCACGATTGTTTCATAGAATAGGAATTGTACATCCTTGCTTTTGGCATCAACTACATTCCAACAGGATGGATGATGAATACGCAACAGGGATAGGATAGGCAGACAGATAGACATCTGGGCCGCCAACTCAGAATGCCATTATGAGGAATGCAAGGCCCTGAGCAATGCATTCGAGCAGAGTGTTACTGAACATTTCACATATTCTCACCTTTGCGACTTATTGGATGGAGTTGGTGCTCAAGTTATCAGCCCCATCTCTTTCAGTTCTTTCTGTTAGACATTGCTTAGCGGTGTTATCTGAAAACTAGAACACAATAGAGGTGGTAAACATTTCTACTTTTCTTCCCAAGTTTCATGAGGTTACTAAGTATTCCATATGAACATCATGGACACCACCAACACCatcacaatttctctctctctctctctctctctctctctctctctctctctctctctcttatctgttTGGTATCTACATAACTTTCTTCTTTTTGCCAGATAAATGTGACAGCAATCCATGTGGTCCAAACTCCCACTGCCAGAGCACACCCGGCAGTTACGAATGCGTCTGCGATGTTGGGTACGAAAAGTTCAACGGTGATTGTGTTGGTAAGTGTcgttttattattccttcttaCTGGGATCTTAAACGCTCTTTCAGCTCCAGCTTCGAAATATAACTATAGGAAGAGTCCTAAGTGAGTcagagtcagaaatttatatgttTAACATATCTTACAAGGCTCTAATCGACCCTGTttaatgaaaaggagagaaatcactTACTAGTAAAGTAACCTACCTCGAAGACTCCACCACTAGCCGGCAACTCAGCAGATAAATCAAGTTGTTAGGTCTAGGCTAAGACCAAGCTCTGAGATACAAAAACAGAGTCTTTATTTCCCAGAATAACGAACAGGAAAAGCAAGGAAAATTGATTGAAAATCCCAAAACCATGAAACTTATTTACTCCTCAATTAgtcattttgattaaaaaaattgtCACACACTATCTTAATGTCAAAAACCCTTCAGTATTTTCCCAAACAAGATGGTTaagctccactttggaggggtgccgatcgtaagagatcgtaaaaatatttgccaaaaatacactaatcaacacaggctaatgaatttatcaggcattatttgcactataataacgcatattctctgtgagttttatcatcctatagggaaaataatgatttatgaaaaaaaaatgtgaaattcagggccccttgtattgaaggttatttgatgatcGCGTGGAGGacaaactacagtcttgaatagaaattctgtCTGACCGAAGTTTGTATATATACCCtaagaacatgcacataaagtattatcaaaatagaacagtaagtaagcacgtaataacaaaaaaaagagcaacaacttcaggtaagttcagcgaaagccccgccgaaaaataaggctatagctaggaagaaatattcagaaaaaattcaaacctcgatttagggacaaaaccttcggagagattgtagttattatgtcacttgatagcctaaaacatctaaaaattatattatgtaggacaatcaaagaaataccccccccccccccccccccccaccccccccccccccccccccccccccaacccccttcccgaaaaaacccaaaaaaccaaaccagagaaaaagcgaaaagcgattttttctgaggacaagaaacttaaaaaatttgtttagacacccctaaaatggttttctgagatgaaaacTACTCGTAGAAAAGTAGAAAAGGCATCGACAATTTAGAGAGGgatactataatatttttttttttttttatatttgcgatttcgcttcagttgttgctctctttttttttttgttgttacgtgcttatttactgttatattttgataatgatttatgtgcatgttccaagggaattataccaacattctgtcagaccgaatttctattcaagactgtagtttctcaccgatcaccaatgaccttcagtacattttttttcttaaaatcaattttttttcttaaaatcatttattttccctttaggatgataaaactcacagagaatatgcgttattatagtgctgataatgcctgataaattcattagcctgtcttgattagtgtatttttggcaaatatttttacgatcggcacccctccaaagtggagcctacccttagaGAATTCCTTTTCTGTGGTGACAAACCGATAAATACCCAATGAAAATACCAAATGAATTTCACACAACTTCAGCTCCCATTCAAGGAGATATCTGTAAAAGTTGCAAAGGATTTTGCAGAGTATTTTTTCACTATTGACCTTCTTGATGGATCTTCTGTGTGCCTCCCATCGGGCTTTCAAACACTGGTAATCGCTCAAAGAGACTGCAGTCTCCTGAATCACTATAGAAATGTATTATGTTTTCATGCGCCATGATGGGTGTATGAACACACGCACGCTAGTCTTCTCACAGTTCTGATATTTGAGTGCATGAACACAATAAATTGTTCTAGGTCCTTCCATGAACACACCCTGTTTgacacacaaacagacatacacaaCTGCCTTTTTCTGACATCACAATCACGACTACAGCTGGGTCAAATTTGCACCCGCGCTCTCGTCTCTGAAGTCAGAAAATGTTTGGCTTTTCCGTTCGAAGACCCAAAGTATTTGCTGATACCTTAAAGTTTCCCATAACACTCGACGCTGTGTTGTACTCCACTGTCCACAATTccaatcttataatatatatatatatatatatataaatatatatatatatatatatatatatatatatatatatatatatatatatatatatatatatatatatatatatatatatatatatatatgtgtgtggtgtgtgtgtgtgtggtgtttgcatgtatatcaacaaatgaaaaattattgtaCCTGCAAATATATATGCCTACGTGTTTTTTTCGGATCGATTTGTGAATATATAACTTCTTTTTCGAGGGCTCTGAACAGACGGATAGGTACCTAGCACATCCTGGCACTACCGAAATTTATCGAAAGACTGACAGTCCCCGAAACAGTTTTGACCAGTTCGAAGAGATACGTAACGAGAGgataaaataacaacaaagagCTTGTTTGCAGTTTGTCTATTGTTTTGGGAAAATTTGAAATTGTGTGTGTGAGCGACGCTTCATTTTCTCCTCTAATTACTTGAAGATGACTTTCTTACCTATTTTCCCACTTTCAGATATTAATGAATGTGACTCAGTCAACATGCTCGTCTAAGCAATGAAGATTGCACCAACGTCCCAGGGAGTTACACCTGTACAAGTGAGTGTCTGttttcatccatatatatatatatagactatatatatatatatatatatatatatatatatatatatatatatatatatatatatatatacctaatttaattgcacccattgtttatgcttgtttgggaaggtttctcatcttccaggtgtgtcggattctaggtactaatctctttataatccctatctgtcgttatatgaatcttcttgtattgtctttccctcatttatgtcagtttcttttCTCAGTAAAGACGTTTAACGTCAAAAGGTCTCGCAATCCTCCTgttcgttatttttccttcgtggcatatatctttattatttatggatttatcacgttcctaactttcgtgattcagttatacataatgagggccacgtttactttcgctattctgtttcctcttttaagatgtgtcgtcactaccttctccaagtctcttgtggctgcacattcaagcCAGAATTCCGTCTTAAGTTTCTTGGAAGCAAATGCCATTTCTGAACAAGTGCgcccctaaatccttgctgccacgccgtctaagaaggtatgGCAATCACCCATTCTGatatgattgtcttaaacctttaattgcacccattgtttatgcttgtttgggaaggtttctcatcttccaggtgtgtcggattctaggtactaatctctttataatccctatctgtcagttatacgaatcttcttgtattgtcttttcccatcATTATGTCagttttctgctcagtaaaggacgtttaacatcgaaaggtctcgcagatcctccttcgtttatttttccttcgtggcatatatctttatttatggatttatcacgttcctaactttcgtgattcagttatatataatgagggccacgtttactttcgctattctgtttcctcttttgagatgtgtcgtcactaccttctccaagtctcttgtggctgcacattcaaccagaattcgccTTAAGTTCTGGGGGgggaagtgcctttctgaacaagtgctccctaaatccttgctgccacgccgtctaagaaggtatgacaatcccccattctgagatgattgtcttaaacctttaattgcacccattgtttatgcttgtttgggaaaatttctcatcttccaggtgtgtcggattctaggtaataatctctttataatccctatctgtcagttatacgaatcttcttgtattgtctttacCCTcgtttatgtcagtttctgctcagtaaaggacgtttaacatcaaaaggtctcgcagatcctccttcgtttatttttccttcgtggcacgttcctaactttcgtgactcagttacacacacacacacacacacacacacacatcttatatatatatatatatatatatatatatatatatatatatatatatatctaacaggtatatctaacagggaaaatctcaaacgaggtcaaatgacactcgtttaaacaaaattaaagcaaaaacatctaactggtaacgtaacCTACCATTgttctgttgaatgccatctctggagttggctgaaaattggtttcaaactaggctaaggtaaactctcgtggttaaaaaaatatactttttactttccaaaattagctaacatgaaaatggaagaattattaattaaacttgactcaaaaagaaacgttaaactgtcatattcctctcaaaatcatatttaagtaagtaaccCCTTTTCCCcaaagtgtccaaacattcatagtttattaataatcataatcagtCAAAGAAAAACccataggtgacttcgaatccatctgaaataaagagaccataattatgacaccatgaaacattaaagttcatcaataaagaatgtgtgtcgcacctcacttccctttctctagactcaagtaattgtcactacAAATGTTAACTTTCCAAAGTTTCTcgttaccttgtccgacggacaACACCTCTTCCAGCACCTCTTCTGTGGTGTGTTCCACACACACTATCAaccaaaatcagtgagtccccaTTTGCAACTTTTGCCACTTGACTATATGTCATTTTCAGTTCAtcatgaacacacacactcaccgacTGGCACACACGAGGCAGGCACACTTCAcccatgaaactcgtgatcttcaaaGCGCGTCACTGACCCTAATTGTGCGCCGGTAAGCTGTCTTGTTAgttttttcatctcagcatcttcGTGGAATCAAagcattttgcatctgtctctaaccagcaagagctaaggttatcaacccaattatttaatattatagactgttgttggtgccttaaagatatatatatctatatatatatatatatatatatattatatatatatatatatatgtatatatatatatatatatactatatatatatatatatatatatatatatatgtatatgtgtgtgtgtgtgtgtgtgtgtgtgtgtgtgtgtgtgtgtgtgtgtgtggtagtggttACTAACACACAGCCCTAAGGTAATGTGCACCTGAGTGGGGGCCCGTAATTTGGGGAAATAGcattaaataaatttaatctCACCTTGCTAAATGTTCTTATAGAATTATCTTAATAGGTATATAGtttgggaaaaattaaattaatgtgTCCTTTTATGTGTTTATTCTTTGCTAGGGGTTCTTATAAACTTTCCACCTTTGTGTTTCTGGGcgcttggactgataaaactattttctttgaaaggcactttgttgcaattacgagttagtaggcacgagggaattttactgagtacgatagtcacttatcactgtctattgcacaccacacttctgcactttccctctctactgtttcttcttcttctcagttcTGCTACTGCGCCACTCTTCTGTTCTGCACTCGTTCTCCCCCTTCTCCActctgtctttttcttttctgcccttctctctctctgtctggcttttttattaggatgatatcttcttGGCACTGCccttggatttttggattttgactgggtgtggcatcttctgaaagaattcttgtgtttgagtggctacagactttatacaaaaccaccttcctgtcttttttttttgttgtgattCGTAGACTCTAAATTAGGAAACGCCTCTTGTTCATGCCCTGGCTTTTTGGGGGTGTGTacctttggtaacctcataggttaTTCGTTGAGACCCCTTTTTGGGCTGTCCTACGATCTGGCACTCCTGATTTAATTGGTTAAGACCCTAGGCCTATCCTTGGAAAGGTTGGAGCTTTCGAGTTTAACACTTCCCCTTTCTTAAACAAGGGAGCTTAGAATTCCTTCTCTAACATATGCCAGATGGGCTATAGGAATTATCCCTGGCACCAATATATCTTGCGAAGAGAGCTTGTGTAGGCGTAAATGAGGTGTGACGAGTTgagttccaatttctcgaagatgcctgggaaaTATCGCTTGTCGGCCACTAATCTCCTCGTCGGCCACTAATCTCCGGTACGGGCAGATGTTTTTGGGGAGATGATATCCAGACTCTCGATGGCTAAAGTGTCCTGGTCGTTGGGGTTGAGTCCGAGAAAGACGATACTTTCATAAaaccattattttatttcattctttttcccttttcttttcttattatccgtgcCTCTTCTTAAGTACttttaagttaatgccttttgaaataatttccttaattctttaacgACACTgtaacagtctcggcccgctacctagctgtctccgacagcgttaactaagctgaagcaaatatcatacctacaagaggactcgtaacttatgcttcttggaaatcatattgaaacttaacttaaaaaaaaaacatcaaaaaagtgaatgtaaacatgagcaaatccttgattgaGTAGATTAAGGGAACAATCAAAAtgatgtaaacatgaataaattcttgataagtaacattcagagaaacatcaaAACTGAATATGAACATGAATAAATCTTTAAGTAACATTAAGAATGACATTAAAACtgaacataaacataaacaaatccttgattaagtaatattaaaagaatcatcaaagtgaattaaaaaatgagtaaatcacattaagaaacatgaaactgaatgcaaacataaataaatcaccaaaaacaagaaaactgaaggttAAACATGAATTAGCCCTAattcacataagttatataaatgcatggtagaagcaaaaaaaaaaattataactttccaagtttacagtatatgattgtttcagtcctctgtcctattctatctagctGGATATCgcctttctttatgaaaaaataaatttcattctttgttgacgacacttgatgacttattgtttgctgcgacctgctacttggggacaagtcctgggagataaTATCATggtgtatatgtatgcaataacaagtgtgtccttgacttcctactgagattgtgtattgtggttacgcaaaatttcattggacattcttactgtaatttctgagtaaccttgtacattaaaccttATAACTTTACTgtttgatactaaaacaaaattggcaacttagttaaaggaaccggttagtggttaatacttgtaggtttcttctactgtgaaaacaattagtaagttttcaccaatcaatattttgttagtaagttttcaacaactactatcttgttaatgagtcttcatcagttaacatcttgttagtgagtcttcatcgattaatatcttattagtaagctttcatcaatcaacatcttatggattgaacaaagtaagtgtattaattaccccttcaaaatcttaatcatttctgaaacgaattcccttatcttaaaatctcttaatatctttcttaacccttttcatttattcttttacttctaagaatgttcttatggaacgattaaacttaatatacgtcttgaaattctcatactgcgcattgaaccgtttcttacatacccaaatatttcccttcaagtcaaaataaatttgaagttagtgcacataactccaaTATTTTGCTagaaaccgactaattaaagtaagaattgcaacaataaaaaagattattcctaagtcgaccggtgaaggtaaacttagcaataaagaaatcagataAATACACGGGAATAATAGGATGGAtcaatgggtttgttcttctatttcactgaaaagtgactcttctatttcttaggttatatctagtacCTTCTTATGGAATGTCTTCTGacctctctgtcatttcggattcttcaacttctttggttctcttaaccttgtccttgtttatccaaaattcttcttcttctaataattCAGCATATGttgaaggcatttggttattccttttcttaacctttatcttagtctcTTGTACGTCTACAACCTTCcatggtcctgtgaatttagtggctaacttataattaataccgcttcttacttccttcttaatatagacttcatcccctttcttgtaatCTActggccttaatccttcttgatgcttctctatcatattctgctgggcttcttctagattcttgtgcaatcaCTTGTGGATTATTttaagtttccgattcttatcttcatgatatcttcagagtaattaggctgtattggctgattcacccatgcataaggtaatcggggttcatatcccatcaaagcttttatgggagttgctcgagtactcgtatgatgccttgcatttaatgataattggactaaaggtaaattgacgtcccagtcaggatcctgtcctactgtgtgacgcaatacgtttaaaaccttcctgttattcctttctaccaagccattgctagctgggtgatatgGCTgaatcgctaccttttctaccttaaaggcgttacaaatttcttgaactaacaagttgttgaactcggtcccattatcagagataatgagctgtggggcagaatatctgcaaaatatcttatcgaagagagcggttgcacattccttggcacttttactagttagcggtaccaactctgtatatcttgtgagagcgtcgatacatactagtatactcttattccctttactcttggtatgaaaattagtgataagatcaatagatactcttttgaaaggagtctgtgggatatgATTTTCCCTAgaggtacttccttgtctgttcttcccttgtagctgttgcatgtgttgcagctcttcacataattactaacatccttgtgaattcccttccaatggaaagttctttgtatTAATCTAaatgtctcatccc
This window of the Macrobrachium nipponense isolate FS-2020 chromosome 5, ASM1510439v2, whole genome shotgun sequence genome carries:
- the LOC135215922 gene encoding fibrillin-2-like produces the protein MVSRTTEPLVGKRCYNLFQLVQLLKFHSEFRYLDLLLFSIDFPSVLQRAGLHPFKKRPVYSGVKALLKPEPIPGKKHDCKPTAVCVANGGYCIQSKKKEDCNGLFFPKECKSALCSCCVKDKCDSNPCGPNSHCQSTPGSYECVCDVGYEKFNGDCVDKCDSNPCGPNSHCQTTPGNYECVCDAGYVKVNGNCVDVCDSNPCGPNSHCQSTPGSYECVCDAGYEKVNGDCVDVCDSNPCGPNSHCQSTPGSYECVCDAGYEKFKR